One Oryza glaberrima chromosome 10, OglaRS2, whole genome shotgun sequence DNA segment encodes these proteins:
- the LOC127753463 gene encoding uncharacterized protein LOC127753463 isoform X1 — translation MANMLPDDALIEILLHLPKHPMCLLRASLVSKHWRYLIRDNKFIKRFRAFHQTPPVLGIFTNSTSIPRFLPIGNPPECVTAGAFSLPDPYWHVLGCRHSRVLLISSSWNSLQVWNPMTGNRYAVPVTPDVNPRINYGRVPESHAAVLCAAGHNDHGDCGSCPFFIVWVFTNIGYAYISRYSSEKDTWDMMASSPAPSEVDSRPSILVGNVIYWPLKSKHILAFELATSRLYHIECPSETHSVYRRNVHIMKAEDGGLGLAAMTGFNLQLWALEIDSGGVTGWVLCKTIELGAVLPLEVPSVPLTDSHLVRRPPVRILGLVEEDDLFFIWTAVGVFAVQLKSLQFKKVFEADVSATFYPYTAFYTTGADINMLLLQFVFCSLFNPAYAC, via the coding sequence ATGGCAAACATGCTTCCAGACGATGCCCTTATTGAGATCTTACTTCACCTCCCAAAACACCCCATGTGCCTCCTTCGTGCATCCCTTGTCAGCAAGCACTGGCGCTACCTCATCAGAGATAACAAATTTATCAAGCGCTTTCGTGCGTTCCATCAAACGCCCCCTGTTCTTGGCATCTTCACCAATTCCACCAGCATCCCTCGATTTCTACCCATTGGGAACCCTCCTGAATGTGTCACGGCAGGAGCATTCTCCCTACCTGACCCCTACTGGCATGTCCTTGGCTGCCGCCACAGCCGTGTCCTCCTCATTAGCTCAAGTTGGAATAGTCTACAAGTATGGAACCCCATGACTGGCAACCGGTATGCTGTACCAGTTACACCTGATGTGAATCCTCGTATCAATTATGGACGTGTGCCCGAGAGCCATGCTGCAGTGCTTTGCGCAGCTGGCCACAATGACCATGGTGACTGCGGCTCATGCCCCTTCTTCATAGTATGGGTATTCACCAATATAGGTTATGCTTATATCTCTAGGTACTCATCAGAGAAGGACACCTGGGACATGATGGCATCTTCACCAGCACCATCGGAGGTTGATTCCAGGCCTAGCATTCTTGTTGGGAATGTCATATATTGGCCACTTAAGTCAAAGCATATTCTTGCATTCGAGCTGGCCACTTCTAGATTATATCATATTGAGTGTCCATCAGAAACACATAGCGTATACAGAAGGAATGTCCATATCATGAAGGCAGAGGATGGTGGGCTAGGTCTGGCTGCCATGACAGGGTTCAACCTTCAGTTATGGGCATTGGAGATTGATTCAGGGGGGGTTACAGGATGGGTGCTGTGCAAGACCATTGAGTTGGGTGCAGTCCTTCCGCTGGAAGTGCCCTCTGTACCGTTGACGGATAGTCATTTGGTTAGAAGGCCTCCAGTCAGGATATTAGGTCTTGTGGAGGAAgatgatttgttttttatatggACGGCGGTTGGGGTCTTTGCTGTCCAGCTCAAGTCACTGCAGTTCAAAAAGGTGTTTGAAGCTGATGTATCTGCAACTTTTTATCCCTACACCGCCTTTTATACCACAGGTGCTGACATTAATATGCTTTTACTTCAGTTTgtgttttgttctctgtttaaTCCTGCATATGCCTGTTAA
- the LOC127753463 gene encoding uncharacterized protein LOC127753463 isoform X2 gives MANMLPDDALIEILLHLPKHPMCLLRASLVSKHWRYLIRDNKFIKRFRAFHQTPPVLGIFTNSTSIPRFLPIGNPPECVTAGAFSLPDPYWHVLGCRHSRVLLISSSWNSLQVWNPMTGNRYAVPVTPDVNPRINYGRVPESHAAVLCAAGHNDHGDCGSCPFFIVWVFTNIGYAYISRYSSEKDTWDMMASSPAPSEVDSRPSILVGNVIYWPLKSKHILAFELATSRLYHIECPSETHSVYRRNVHIMKAEDGGLGLAAMTGFNLQLWALEIDSGGVTGWVLCKTIELGAVLPLEVPSVPLTDSHLVRRPPVRILGLVEEDDLFFIWTAVGVFAVQLKSLQFKKVFEADVSATFYPYTAFYTTGAARGYQ, from the exons ATGGCAAACATGCTTCCAGACGATGCCCTTATTGAGATCTTACTTCACCTCCCAAAACACCCCATGTGCCTCCTTCGTGCATCCCTTGTCAGCAAGCACTGGCGCTACCTCATCAGAGATAACAAATTTATCAAGCGCTTTCGTGCGTTCCATCAAACGCCCCCTGTTCTTGGCATCTTCACCAATTCCACCAGCATCCCTCGATTTCTACCCATTGGGAACCCTCCTGAATGTGTCACGGCAGGAGCATTCTCCCTACCTGACCCCTACTGGCATGTCCTTGGCTGCCGCCACAGCCGTGTCCTCCTCATTAGCTCAAGTTGGAATAGTCTACAAGTATGGAACCCCATGACTGGCAACCGGTATGCTGTACCAGTTACACCTGATGTGAATCCTCGTATCAATTATGGACGTGTGCCCGAGAGCCATGCTGCAGTGCTTTGCGCAGCTGGCCACAATGACCATGGTGACTGCGGCTCATGCCCCTTCTTCATAGTATGGGTATTCACCAATATAGGTTATGCTTATATCTCTAGGTACTCATCAGAGAAGGACACCTGGGACATGATGGCATCTTCACCAGCACCATCGGAGGTTGATTCCAGGCCTAGCATTCTTGTTGGGAATGTCATATATTGGCCACTTAAGTCAAAGCATATTCTTGCATTCGAGCTGGCCACTTCTAGATTATATCATATTGAGTGTCCATCAGAAACACATAGCGTATACAGAAGGAATGTCCATATCATGAAGGCAGAGGATGGTGGGCTAGGTCTGGCTGCCATGACAGGGTTCAACCTTCAGTTATGGGCATTGGAGATTGATTCAGGGGGGGTTACAGGATGGGTGCTGTGCAAGACCATTGAGTTGGGTGCAGTCCTTCCGCTGGAAGTGCCCTCTGTACCGTTGACGGATAGTCATTTGGTTAGAAGGCCTCCAGTCAGGATATTAGGTCTTGTGGAGGAAgatgatttgttttttatatggACGGCGGTTGGGGTCTTTGCTGTCCAGCTCAAGTCACTGCAGTTCAAAAAGGTGTTTGAAGCTGATGTATCTGCAACTTTTTATCCCTACACCGCCTTTTATACCACAG GTGCTGCGCGAGGTTACCAGTGA